The Irregularibacter muris sequence GGCTTGATACATTTTTTTCTCCTCTATAAAAAGACCCTTTGTGGGAAAACGCCCCAACCAAATATTATCCATGACTCTTGTCGTTCTGACTTGATTAAGTTCCTGATGTACCATAGAAACTCCATTGTCTAAGGCTTGCCTAGAATTTTGGAAATCTACCTCCTGTCCTTCTAAAAAAATTTGTCCCTGGTCCTTATGATAAATTCCAAATAAACACTTCATCAGAGTAGATTTTCCAGCACCATTTTCCCCCATTAGGGCGTGTACTGTACCTCTACGTACTCTTAAGTCTACTTTATCCAATGCTTTGACTCCTGGGAACTCTTTGGATATCCCAATCATTTCTAATAAATAATCCTGCTTTGTATTCTTTGTTTGACTATCAGGCATAAACGAGCCTCCTTTCTAGAAAGTAGAACTTTTCATTTTAATCGAAATAGCGCCTAGCGTTACACGGACATAGTAAGAAAATTTGCTTCCTTGTGAACAAGACAAACACTACTATTATAAAATAAAGATGCATATGCATCTTAAATGCACCATGCATCTTTATTATAATAAGTATTTCTACTAAATTAATCTTTCTGAAGCTTGCACCCATAGGTAGTCCCCACTACTTATGGGTAGTGCTTAAAGATCTTTTAGAATCCCTCATCATCGACTTATTCGTAGGCTGCTTGGGCCTCTGCAATATTGTCTAATGTGATAATAACATAAGGTACACGAACTGATTTGTTATCATCTAATTTCCAAGAAGTTCCTTCTAATACATCTTTGCCTTGGGCAACGTTTAATGCTAATTCAACAGTAGCTTTACCTTGGTTGGCTGCATCATTTAAAACACTCCCTACCATAACGCCTTTTTCAATTTGACTAAGGGCGTCAGGAATAGCATCTACTCCAACTACTGGCATAAATTTATCTCCTTCAAAATATCCTTCTGCTTGTAAGGAACTAATTGCTCCTAATGCCATAGCGTCGTTGTTCGCTATAACATATTCAATTTTATCTCCATGTTTGGATAACCACGCATCCATTAACTCTTTTCCTTTAACGGAATCCCACATTGCTGTTTGAAGTTCTAATTCTTCCATTTCAATACCTGCTTCTTTAATCTTCTTTATAGAATGCTCTGTACGAGCTTCTGCATCTGGATGTCCTGGCTCTCCTTTTAACAATACATATTGGATTTTTCCATCTCCATTTTTATCCCAATCAGGATTGGCTTTCCAAGAGTCTACAACTAACTGTCCTTGCATTTGTCCAGATTCTTCAGGAGCTGTTCCTACATACCAAGCTTTGTCATAGGTTCCCATAGCAGATTCTGGATCTTTATTAAAGAAAATAACTGGTAAATCAGCTGCTTTTGCCTTTTCAATAATACTGGGAGCTGCTTGAGGATCGACTAAGTTGATTGCTAGGGACTTTACCCCTTTAGAAATCATCATATCCACTTGCTCATTTTGTTTTGCTTGATCATTTTGAGAATCATTCAAAATTAAATCTGCTTTACCCTCAGCATTGGATTCAACCGCACGGCGTACGAAGGACATAAAGTTATCATCAAATTTATAAATCGT is a genomic window containing:
- the mglB gene encoding galactose/glucose ABC transporter substrate-binding protein MglB; this translates as MKKFLVILTVFALLFTVVACSGGQETGGEGSENAGGDKPTIGVTIYKFDDNFMSFVRRAVESNAEGKADLILNDSQNDQAKQNEQVDMMISKGVKSLAINLVDPQAAPSIIEKAKAADLPVIFFNKDPESAMGTYDKAWYVGTAPEESGQMQGQLVVDSWKANPDWDKNGDGKIQYVLLKGEPGHPDAEARTEHSIKKIKEAGIEMEELELQTAMWDSVKGKELMDAWLSKHGDKIEYVIANNDAMALGAISSLQAEGYFEGDKFMPVVGVDAIPDALSQIEKGVMVGSVLNDAANQGKATVELALNVAQGKDVLEGTSWKLDDNKSVRVPYVIITLDNIAEAQAAYE